TAAAGGATTATTCGGGCAACATACTATTCCGGATCCCAATGATACTGATCCAATTGAGCGTCCTGAACCGGACGTGGATGAAACCGATCCTGAAGAAGAAGAAAATGTCAATTATGCCCATAAAAAGACACAAACAAGCGACGGAACAAGTGCTAGAGCGGCCTCGTCCGCTGCTTGGGATGAAAATGTCGAAAATCCGGCAATACCCAAAAAGACAGATTGACCCGTGGGTCAATCTGTAACGATATGCAATTGGCCATTTTCATTAAAGAAAACGTCGCTGATAAGCACCATGCGTTTATCACCCGTTTTTATAGTACGTCCGTGATACACACAGCGGAGCTTTCCTTCTCTATCGCTAAATAGGCTATTGTGTCCGGTACCCGAAATTACTCCCCCGCTATGGATATTTTTTTCAATGATTGGGTTAGCAGGTGACTTTTCATAGCTTCCCAATGGGGCAGTTGCCGTTCCATAGCCTACCGCATAATTGGCTCCAGCAAAATAGTTGGCGGAATACATCATATAATATTGTCCGTTTTTTTTCATTAGAAAAGAACCTTCTGTCCATCGTCTATTTATCTCACCCGAAGTGACTGACCTACTCTCCCATTCAGCCTGAGCGTCATTCATCGAAACTGGAGGTCGCATTAAAAGGACTGGGTCCCCGATCGTTTTAGTCATACTGCTGTCCAATTCAACACCATACACCCAGCTCTCTTCGATCCTGCTATAGCCATACTTCTGCTTCGCCCAATCCGCAACCTCCGACTCCACCGGATGCTCGTAGCAACAACGCGAATAAAACAGATAATTCCTATTGTCGGTATCTCTAAAAACGTTCGCATCAATAATTGGATATCCCGGATCAAAAATAGGTTTTCCAGTAAGGTCTTTGAATGGCCCTAAGGGACTATCCGCCACAGCTACCCCGATGCGATAGTTTTCAATATCTTGTTTTGGATTATCTTTCCAATGGGCGCTATAATACATATAGTATTTGTTATTGACCCGGTAAACTTCAGGCGCCCAAAAATCTTTTTCTCCCCAGCCATTAGGCTGGTTGGCATCATATACTTTCCTTTCCTTCGTCCATGTTTTCAGATCTTTGGAACTATAAGCAATAAAGCCGTTTTCAGTTCCACCTGTGCCATATAAATAATATCGATCGGTAGGCGGATCAAATACAATAAAGGGATCGCCAAAGGCTACATCCGTTTGATAGGATTTTCCATTCCGGGTCAATCCCTGATCTGTAGCCAGGAAGCGAAACTTTGCGGTATCAAACCGAGGAACCGGAATACCGTCACCAGTTGATGCAAAATTAAACGGTATGATAGCGGTTCTCCGAGGTGCCACTTTTTCATCTGAAAAGTGTGTGTGACAGACATAATACCATTGCTTTCCTTTTTTGAAAACGTCGCCATGTCCAGTTCCGGCAAAACCGCTATTTTTTCGGCTTAATGCCGGCTGACCTTCCAGTTTTTTCCAAGGCCCATAGACATTATCCGCGATTGCCACGCCGACAGCATAGTCTTTATTTCGAAAATCATTTGCCGAATAAAACATATAATAATACTGGCCTTGCTGGATAACAGTAGGACCTTCGGTAACCGTCCACTCTGCATTTGCTGTA
The Sphingobacterium multivorum genome window above contains:
- a CDS encoding glycoside hydrolase family 43 protein, producing the protein MNKIYLLISALFLSFVQTTIAQHTTAVSIGNANIPIDGIFQADPTVFFYGGYYYLYGTNGDSEQQQGFKVYQSTDLKHWKVPAGTTSGFALLKGDAFGSTGFWAPQVWFEKGKFYMAYTADEHIAIAVSDSPVGPFKQTSKAPLEVGQKQIDPFVFSDRNGRKYLFHVRLTQGNRIFVAELKSDYSGIKGETLKECVHAELPWENTANAEWTVTEGPTVIQQGQYYYMFYSANDFRNKDYAVGVAIADNVYGPWKKLEGQPALSRKNSGFAGTGHGDVFKKGKQWYYVCHTHFSDEKVAPRRTAIIPFNFASTGDGIPVPRFDTAKFRFLATDQGLTRNGKSYQTDVAFGDPFIVFDPPTDRYYLYGTGGTENGFIAYSSKDLKTWTKERKVYDANQPNGWGEKDFWAPEVYRVNNKYYMYYSAHWKDNPKQDIENYRIGVAVADSPLGPFKDLTGKPIFDPGYPIIDANVFRDTDNRNYLFYSRCCYEHPVESEVADWAKQKYGYSRIEESWVYGVELDSSMTKTIGDPVLLMRPPVSMNDAQAEWESRSVTSGEINRRWTEGSFLMKKNGQYYMMYSANYFAGANYAVGYGTATAPLGSYEKSPANPIIEKNIHSGGVISGTGHNSLFSDREGKLRCVYHGRTIKTGDKRMVLISDVFFNENGQLHIVTD